The Micromonospora sp. WMMD961 genome has a segment encoding these proteins:
- a CDS encoding alpha-N-arabinofuranosidase, translating to MPRRLFGSFVEHLGRCVYTGLYEPGHPTADPDGFRRDVLALVRELGVTTVRYPGGNFVSSYRWEDGVGPVEQRPARLDLAWHSLETNEFGLDEFMRWVDKADVDPIMAVNLGTRGTAEAVDLLEYANHRGGSHLADQRRDNGAAEPYGIRLWCLGNEMDGPWQVGQRSATEYGRLASQTAKAMRRFDPDLELVACGSSHLGMPTFGSWERDVLTEAYDDVDLISLHAYYQPVDDDLPSFLASAEDMDRYIDAVTAIADSVGAIRRSTKKIMIAFDEWNVWYQSATPSTPPSGEDWPVAPPLLEDNYSVADAVVVGGLLISLLRHSDRVTAACQAQLVNVIAPIMTEPGGPAWRQTIFHPFARTARHARGAVLDVLRAGSTTATDRFGEIDAVDAVSTWDDSTGEMTVFLVNRVVTTPAEVTVDVSGARLAGIIECVTVGGADLHAKNTAAGPDHAEPRPNGTARSADTSVQLTLPPASWTMLRLRATDATP from the coding sequence GTGCCGCGCCGGCTCTTCGGCTCGTTCGTGGAGCACCTGGGTCGGTGTGTCTACACCGGCCTCTACGAGCCGGGACATCCGACAGCCGACCCGGACGGCTTCCGACGTGACGTTCTCGCGCTCGTCCGGGAGTTGGGCGTCACCACTGTCCGCTATCCGGGCGGCAACTTCGTCTCCTCCTACCGGTGGGAGGACGGCGTCGGCCCGGTCGAGCAACGACCCGCCAGGTTGGACCTCGCCTGGCACAGCCTGGAAACCAACGAATTCGGGCTGGACGAGTTCATGCGCTGGGTCGACAAGGCGGACGTCGACCCGATCATGGCGGTCAACCTCGGCACCCGTGGCACCGCCGAGGCCGTCGACCTGCTCGAGTACGCCAACCACCGCGGCGGCAGTCACCTCGCCGACCAGCGCCGCGACAACGGCGCGGCCGAGCCGTACGGGATCAGGCTGTGGTGCCTCGGCAACGAGATGGACGGCCCGTGGCAGGTCGGCCAGCGGAGCGCGACCGAGTACGGGCGCCTCGCGTCGCAGACCGCGAAGGCCATGCGCCGCTTCGATCCCGACCTCGAACTCGTCGCCTGCGGCTCGTCGCACCTCGGAATGCCGACGTTCGGCAGCTGGGAACGGGACGTGCTCACCGAGGCGTACGACGACGTCGACCTGATCTCGTTGCACGCCTACTACCAACCGGTCGACGACGACCTGCCCAGCTTCCTCGCCTCTGCCGAGGACATGGACCGGTACATCGACGCGGTCACCGCCATCGCCGACTCCGTCGGGGCGATCCGCAGATCGACCAAGAAGATCATGATCGCCTTCGACGAGTGGAACGTCTGGTACCAGTCCGCGACTCCGTCCACCCCGCCGAGCGGCGAGGATTGGCCGGTCGCCCCGCCCCTGCTGGAGGACAACTACAGCGTGGCCGACGCGGTCGTCGTCGGGGGTCTGCTGATCAGCCTGCTTCGACACAGCGACCGGGTGACCGCGGCCTGCCAGGCCCAACTGGTCAACGTGATCGCGCCGATCATGACCGAGCCGGGCGGACCGGCCTGGCGGCAGACCATCTTCCACCCCTTCGCCCGGACCGCCCGGCACGCCCGCGGAGCCGTGCTCGACGTGCTCCGCGCCGGCAGCACGACGGCCACCGACCGCTTCGGCGAGATCGACGCGGTCGACGCGGTCTCCACCTGGGACGACAGCACCGGGGAGATGACCGTCTTCCTCGTCAACCGCGTCGTCACCACCCCGGCCGAGGTGACCGTCGACGTCAGCGGCGCTCGGCTGGCCGGCATCATCGAGTGCGTCACCGTCGGCGGCGCCGACCTGCACGCCAAGAACACCGCCGCCGGTCCAGACCACGCCGAGCCGCGCCCCAACGGCACGGCACGTAGTGCCGACACCAGCGTCCAGCTGACCCTCCCGCCGGCGTCCTGGACCATGCTGCGGCTTCGGGCCACCGACGCGACCCCGTGA
- a CDS encoding aldehyde dehydrogenase (NADP(+)), producing the protein MNVVITVDPRDGRRRTTDLGETDEPQLEAIAGRASQAAQWLSGLGRLGRAETLDRIADVLESRRADLVAAAEAETGLSTARLDGELTRAAWQFRMFADVLRDGGYVEAAIDHAADTPLGPGPDLRRMLVPLGPVAVFGASNFPFAFSVAGGDTASALAAGCPTVLKAHPSHPLTSHACAAAIESAIRDQGGPDGVIGTVYGEQAGRSLVRHPAIRAAALTGSVGAARAIQAAIDERPDPIPLYAELSSVNPIVVLPGAAADRGDRIAGGLFTSFTASGGQLCTKPGLAFVPSDPAGDQLVDALRERVACAGGAVLLNERIRDAYENQAAAFERAGARVSARPQVEAGEGFTVAPTLLEVGLPGLTAEIADECFGPLLIVVRYRDVTELDAALATVPPSLTGAVHHGAADQTAVVRRLVDVLAARAGRIVFDGYPTGVRVSWAQHHGGPWPSTNAVHTSVGATAIRRFLRPLAWQDAPEWILPEELRDEYAAIPRRVDGRLESKTE; encoded by the coding sequence GTGAACGTGGTCATCACTGTCGATCCACGCGACGGCCGGCGGCGTACGACGGATCTCGGCGAGACCGACGAACCTCAGCTGGAGGCCATCGCCGGCCGGGCGTCCCAAGCGGCGCAGTGGCTGTCCGGACTGGGCAGACTCGGCAGGGCGGAGACGCTCGACCGCATCGCCGACGTTCTGGAGTCGCGGCGCGCGGACCTGGTCGCCGCCGCGGAGGCGGAGACCGGGCTGAGCACCGCGCGGCTCGACGGGGAACTCACCCGGGCGGCGTGGCAGTTCCGGATGTTCGCCGACGTGTTGCGCGACGGGGGGTACGTCGAGGCGGCCATCGACCACGCCGCCGACACACCCCTCGGGCCCGGTCCGGACCTGCGACGGATGCTCGTACCCCTCGGACCGGTCGCGGTCTTCGGGGCCAGCAACTTCCCGTTCGCCTTCTCGGTCGCCGGGGGCGACACCGCCTCCGCGCTCGCGGCGGGTTGTCCCACGGTCCTGAAGGCCCACCCGTCGCACCCGCTCACGTCGCACGCCTGCGCCGCCGCGATCGAGTCGGCGATCCGCGACCAGGGTGGGCCCGACGGTGTGATCGGCACCGTGTACGGCGAACAGGCCGGGCGGTCGCTGGTGCGTCACCCCGCGATCCGCGCGGCGGCCCTGACCGGTTCCGTCGGGGCCGCCCGTGCCATCCAGGCGGCCATCGACGAACGGCCCGACCCGATCCCGCTGTACGCCGAGCTGAGCAGCGTGAACCCGATCGTCGTCCTGCCCGGCGCGGCCGCGGACCGCGGCGACCGGATCGCCGGAGGGCTGTTCACCTCCTTCACGGCCTCGGGCGGCCAGCTGTGCACCAAGCCCGGCCTGGCGTTCGTCCCGTCCGACCCGGCTGGCGATCAGCTGGTCGACGCGCTGCGGGAACGGGTCGCCTGCGCGGGGGGCGCGGTCCTGCTGAACGAGCGCATCCGGGACGCCTACGAGAACCAGGCGGCGGCGTTCGAACGAGCCGGCGCTCGGGTGTCGGCGCGACCCCAGGTCGAGGCCGGCGAAGGCTTCACGGTCGCGCCGACACTGCTGGAGGTCGGTCTGCCGGGTCTGACGGCCGAGATCGCCGACGAGTGCTTCGGCCCGCTGCTGATCGTGGTCCGGTATCGCGACGTCACCGAACTCGACGCCGCTCTGGCGACCGTCCCACCGTCGCTGACCGGTGCCGTCCACCACGGGGCGGCGGACCAGACCGCTGTGGTACGCCGGTTGGTCGACGTGCTCGCGGCCCGCGCCGGTCGCATCGTCTTCGACGGTTACCCCACCGGTGTCCGGGTGTCCTGGGCCCAGCACCACGGTGGACCCTGGCCGTCGACGAACGCCGTACACACCTCGGTGGGCGCCACGGCGATCCGGCGGTTCCTGCGCCCGCTGGCGTGGCAGGACGCCCCGGAGTGGATCCTGCCCGAGGAGCTTCGAGACGAGTACGCCGCCATTCCCCGTCGGGTGGACGGGAGGCTGGAATCGAAGACGGAATAG
- a CDS encoding fumarylacetoacetate hydrolase family protein, whose translation MTMPRPRAAASGAGWSGTAAEALPDDVDASVLIGRIWDPSVDGPTPVVVRDGVVIDVSRRFPTVRDICELPDPAAVVARLAGPPVGDFGEILANTEAATRDRTRPWLLAPVDLQVLKAAGVTFPISMIERVIEERARGDLALAADIRRRMLIDVGVDLHSLVPGSAEADRLKSLLVAEGMWSQYLEVGIGPDAEIFTKGQVLSAVGTAVPVGVLAASTWNNPEPEVTLIVASTGRIVGATLGNDVNLRDVEGRSALLLPLAKDNNASCALGPLIRLFDDRFGMDQVRRLEVSLEVRGVDGFLLEAVSEMTRMARDPEELVRQLIGPHHHYPDGAALMLGTMFAPIQDRDRPGEGFTHKVDDVVRIGCPALGTLVNRVWHAEECEPWQFGVRDLMGNLVRRGLL comes from the coding sequence ATGACGATGCCACGGCCCCGGGCGGCGGCCTCGGGCGCAGGGTGGTCCGGCACTGCCGCAGAGGCGCTGCCGGACGATGTCGACGCCAGCGTCCTCATCGGTCGCATCTGGGATCCGTCCGTTGACGGCCCGACGCCGGTGGTCGTCCGCGACGGTGTGGTCATCGACGTCAGCCGTCGATTCCCCACCGTCCGGGACATCTGCGAACTGCCCGATCCGGCCGCGGTGGTCGCCCGCCTCGCCGGGCCGCCGGTCGGCGACTTCGGGGAGATCCTGGCCAACACCGAGGCCGCGACCCGGGACCGTACCCGGCCGTGGTTGCTGGCTCCGGTCGACCTCCAGGTGCTCAAGGCCGCCGGGGTGACCTTCCCCATCTCGATGATCGAACGCGTCATCGAGGAGCGGGCACGGGGAGACCTGGCGCTCGCGGCGGACATTCGTCGCCGGATGCTCATCGACGTGGGCGTCGATCTGCACAGCCTGGTGCCGGGCTCGGCGGAGGCGGACCGGCTCAAGAGCCTGTTGGTCGCCGAGGGCATGTGGAGTCAGTACCTGGAGGTGGGGATCGGCCCGGACGCCGAGATCTTCACCAAGGGGCAGGTCCTCTCCGCCGTCGGCACCGCCGTTCCGGTCGGAGTGCTCGCCGCGTCGACCTGGAACAATCCGGAACCCGAGGTCACGCTCATCGTCGCGTCCACCGGGCGGATCGTCGGCGCCACCCTCGGCAACGACGTGAACCTGCGCGACGTGGAGGGTCGCTCGGCGCTGCTGCTTCCGCTGGCGAAGGACAACAACGCCTCGTGCGCCCTTGGTCCGCTGATCCGGCTCTTCGACGATCGGTTCGGAATGGACCAGGTGCGTCGGCTCGAGGTCAGCCTGGAGGTCCGCGGCGTGGACGGCTTCCTGCTGGAGGCGGTCTCGGAGATGACGCGGATGGCGCGCGACCCGGAGGAACTGGTGCGGCAGCTGATCGGCCCACACCACCACTATCCGGACGGTGCCGCCCTGATGCTCGGCACCATGTTCGCACCGATCCAGGACCGCGACCGCCCCGGTGAGGGCTTCACCCACAAGGTCGACGACGTGGTGCGGATCGGCTGCCCGGCGCTCGGCACCCTGGTCAACCGGGTGTGGCACGCGGAGGAGTGCGAGCCCTGGCAATTCGGCGTCCGCGATCTGATGGGCAATCTGGTGAGGAGAGGACTGCTGTGA
- a CDS encoding IclR family transcriptional regulator: MAQSIRRAIDLIRRSAEHPLSLTEAADVLGVHKSTALRILQTLESARFVRRTGAGTYVLGSGVIELSELALGSMDLRQFAAAHLRALQRETSHTVHLAQLTGDEIIYIDKVDSPAFDAVKLPSRVGRAVSIYASAVGKTILAYLPSAERDRLLSHVVFERFTDTTFADQESLEGELARIREQGWAIDNGEHDAYVMCVAAPIRDSRGQVIAAASMTAIEVIASLDRLKQALPLLLETANQISSELGYTPPPSPTVNDSDDDRLLGTPH; the protein is encoded by the coding sequence TTGGCGCAATCGATTCGCCGCGCGATCGACCTCATCCGTCGATCCGCGGAGCACCCGCTGTCGCTCACCGAGGCGGCGGACGTGCTCGGCGTCCACAAGTCCACGGCCCTGCGCATCTTGCAGACGCTGGAGTCCGCACGCTTCGTACGCCGCACCGGCGCGGGCACCTATGTGCTCGGTAGCGGTGTCATCGAGCTGTCCGAACTCGCGCTCGGTTCGATGGACCTGCGCCAGTTCGCCGCCGCACACCTGCGGGCGCTGCAACGGGAGACCAGCCACACCGTGCACCTGGCGCAACTGACCGGTGACGAGATCATCTATATCGACAAGGTGGACAGCCCGGCGTTCGACGCCGTCAAGCTGCCGTCGCGGGTGGGGCGCGCGGTGTCGATCTACGCGAGCGCCGTCGGTAAGACGATCCTGGCCTACCTACCCTCGGCGGAGCGCGACCGTCTCCTCTCCCATGTCGTCTTCGAGAGGTTCACCGACACCACGTTCGCCGACCAGGAATCCCTGGAGGGCGAACTCGCCCGCATCCGCGAGCAGGGCTGGGCCATCGACAACGGTGAGCACGACGCCTACGTCATGTGTGTCGCCGCACCCATCCGGGACTCCCGGGGGCAGGTCATCGCCGCCGCCTCGATGACCGCGATCGAGGTCATCGCGAGCCTCGACAGGTTGAAGCAAGCCCTTCCGCTGCTGCTGGAGACCGCGAACCAGATCTCGTCCGAGCTGGGATACACGCCTCCGCCATCCCCGACCGTGAACGATTCAGACGACGACCGGCTGCTGGGCACACCCCACTGA
- a CDS encoding phosphotransferase, with product MEEVEVVVAHRQRATLRVGDVFLKVDGNPAHADVEVRAMAIAPIPTPAILWHEPPVLAIAAVPGRALGLLGEPSAASPQAWAAAGAAIRRLHDAPLPPWPGRRLDDVAAELDSECAWLLANAVLPAEVIRRNRQIAEAALRPWKPVFIHGDLQITHVFVDGDEVTGVIDWSEAAPGDAMFDLATLTLGHEERLDDLLAGYGAGADRDVIRAWWSLRSLVASHWLIEHGFDPDAPGCEFDVLRSRMREP from the coding sequence ATGGAGGAGGTCGAAGTCGTCGTCGCCCACCGGCAGCGCGCGACGCTCCGCGTCGGCGACGTGTTCCTCAAGGTCGACGGAAACCCGGCGCACGCCGACGTCGAGGTACGGGCCATGGCGATTGCCCCGATACCGACCCCGGCGATCCTCTGGCACGAGCCGCCCGTGCTCGCGATCGCCGCCGTGCCCGGCAGGGCACTCGGCCTCCTCGGCGAACCATCGGCCGCGTCACCGCAGGCGTGGGCTGCGGCGGGTGCCGCCATCCGCAGGCTGCACGATGCGCCGCTGCCGCCGTGGCCGGGACGCAGGCTCGACGACGTGGCAGCGGAACTCGACAGCGAGTGCGCGTGGCTGCTCGCCAACGCCGTCCTGCCCGCCGAGGTGATCCGACGCAACCGCCAGATCGCCGAAGCCGCGCTCCGGCCGTGGAAACCGGTGTTCATCCACGGCGACCTGCAGATCACCCACGTGTTCGTCGACGGCGACGAGGTCACCGGCGTCATCGACTGGTCCGAGGCCGCTCCCGGCGACGCCATGTTCGACCTCGCCACCTTGACGCTCGGGCACGAGGAACGCCTGGACGACCTGCTCGCCGGCTACGGCGCCGGCGCTGATCGGGACGTGATCCGCGCCTGGTGGTCGCTGCGCAGTCTGGTGGCGTCGCACTGGCTGATCGAGCACGGCTTCGACCCGGACGCGCCGGGCTGCGAATTCGACGTGCTCAGATCCCGGATGCGGGAACCGTAG
- a CDS encoding MFS transporter codes for MRLTAFWRWWGAGTTSHLGSAVGGVALPLTALTVLDASAFEMGLITAAGYLAYLLISLPAGVVVQRVPLRGMQVTLDLVRAVAVASVPLAWWFDALTVAQLVGVALVVSFANVLFDVANQTFLPEIVPATQLQARNSLNSGTHAATQLGGPSLGGLAVQLLGAVPTLFVDAVSYLISAVLLRTLPARRVQRPDDRPPMVTMIREGWHFVLRHPIIGPAMWDATATNFVSGAMLALFPFYLVRELHAPPVMVGLLLAADGLGALIGAALTTRFTHRFGTARGLIIAAFASVPGALVIPLGTGAAGYLAFAAGNVILAVSSVVLSVTTRTYRMLASPPELLSRVIATVKFVSWGAIPLGGLLAGVLAGPLGARTTLLLFGALTALSPIIYLSTPIRRMRDLPLDAVGKPVEARV; via the coding sequence ATGAGACTTACTGCTTTCTGGCGTTGGTGGGGTGCCGGCACGACGAGTCACCTCGGCTCGGCGGTCGGCGGGGTGGCGCTGCCGTTGACCGCACTGACGGTTCTGGACGCGTCGGCCTTCGAGATGGGTCTGATCACGGCGGCCGGCTACCTCGCGTACCTGCTGATCAGCCTGCCGGCCGGGGTGGTCGTGCAGCGCGTGCCGCTGCGCGGCATGCAGGTCACCCTGGACCTGGTCCGGGCCGTGGCCGTCGCGTCCGTCCCCCTGGCCTGGTGGTTCGACGCCCTGACGGTGGCCCAACTGGTCGGGGTCGCCCTGGTGGTGAGCTTCGCCAACGTGCTGTTCGACGTGGCCAACCAGACCTTCCTGCCGGAGATCGTGCCCGCCACCCAGTTGCAGGCACGCAACAGTCTCAACTCCGGCACCCACGCCGCCACCCAGCTCGGTGGGCCCTCCCTGGGCGGCCTCGCGGTGCAACTGCTGGGTGCGGTGCCGACACTGTTCGTGGACGCCGTCAGCTACCTGATCTCGGCCGTGCTGCTGCGCACCCTCCCGGCCCGGCGGGTGCAGCGACCGGACGACCGGCCGCCGATGGTCACCATGATCCGGGAGGGCTGGCACTTCGTGCTCCGCCACCCGATCATCGGGCCGGCCATGTGGGACGCCACCGCGACGAACTTCGTCAGCGGCGCGATGCTCGCTCTCTTCCCGTTCTACCTGGTACGCGAGCTGCACGCGCCGCCGGTCATGGTCGGCCTGCTGCTCGCCGCCGACGGCCTCGGCGCCCTCATCGGGGCCGCGCTCACCACCCGCTTCACCCATCGGTTCGGCACCGCACGCGGCCTGATCATCGCGGCCTTCGCCAGCGTGCCCGGCGCGCTCGTCATTCCGCTCGGCACCGGTGCCGCCGGCTACCTCGCCTTCGCCGCCGGCAACGTCATCCTCGCCGTCTCCTCGGTGGTGCTGAGCGTGACCACCCGCACCTACCGGATGCTCGCCAGCCCGCCGGAGCTCCTGTCGCGGGTGATCGCCACCGTCAAGTTCGTCTCCTGGGGCGCCATCCCGCTCGGCGGTCTGCTGGCCGGCGTCCTGGCCGGGCCGCTCGGCGCGCGTACCACACTGCTGCTGTTCGGGGCGCTCACCGCACTGTCCCCGATCATCTACCTGTCGACGCCGATCCGCCGGATGCGCGACCTGCCGCTCGACGCGGTCGGGAAACCTGTCGAGGCCCGGGTGTGA
- a CDS encoding YciI family protein: MAKYLILIHGDERQWAAMSPQEMQERDEAHGAFRAAAGSAVLDGQQLEPAGVATTLRTDPHGRLAITDGPFLETKEAVGGYYLVEAPDLDQVIKLASRLYEVSAGHSGVEIRPVVDHG; encoded by the coding sequence ATGGCGAAGTACCTGATCCTCATCCACGGCGACGAGCGGCAGTGGGCCGCGATGTCACCGCAGGAGATGCAGGAGCGCGACGAGGCTCACGGCGCCTTCCGCGCCGCAGCCGGTTCGGCCGTTCTCGACGGCCAGCAGCTGGAGCCGGCGGGAGTCGCGACCACACTGCGTACCGACCCGCACGGTCGGCTGGCCATCACCGACGGGCCGTTCCTGGAGACCAAGGAGGCGGTGGGCGGCTACTACCTGGTCGAAGCCCCTGACCTCGACCAGGTGATCAAGCTGGCCTCGCGACTGTACGAGGTCTCCGCCGGGCACAGCGGGGTGGAGATCCGACCGGTGGTCGATCACGGATGA
- a CDS encoding sigma-70 family RNA polymerase sigma factor has protein sequence MSAEVAAAVAQAHRRDWAQLLAATARLTRDLDLAEECAQDAYAQALRIWPQIGIPDRPGAWLTTTARNRALDVLRRESVLRRALPLLVTDPSVPGPEDGLDDDRLRLVFTCCHPALSRDAQVALTLRLVCGLSTAEVARAFLVPEPTMAARITRAKKKITKARIPYRVPSPDQLAGRVSAVLDVLHLIFTTGHTAPSGAHLVRRDLVDSAINLARMLHLLMPTDTEISGLLALLLLIHARDDSRLSATGRLQLLSEQDRGRWNTRLISEGVALVTDALGRRPPTRYAVEAAIAAVHAEAPTWPDTDWAEIVGLYDVLLHLWPSPVVELNRAVAVGLRDGPQAGLDALAPLLAEPVLATYGYLSAARADFLRQLHRWAPAADAYREALAHTHNTVERAFLTDRLDSAQRRASIVLEEAYR, from the coding sequence ATGAGCGCCGAGGTCGCCGCGGCGGTCGCACAGGCGCACCGCCGCGACTGGGCCCAGTTGCTGGCCGCGACGGCACGCCTCACCCGGGACCTCGATCTCGCCGAGGAGTGCGCCCAGGACGCCTACGCCCAGGCGCTGCGGATCTGGCCGCAGATCGGCATCCCGGATCGCCCCGGTGCGTGGCTGACGACCACCGCCCGCAACCGGGCGCTGGACGTGCTGCGCCGCGAGTCGGTGCTGCGTCGGGCCCTACCGCTGCTGGTGACCGACCCGTCGGTGCCCGGCCCGGAGGACGGGCTCGACGACGACCGGCTCCGTCTGGTCTTCACCTGCTGTCATCCGGCCCTGTCCCGCGACGCTCAGGTCGCGTTGACGCTGCGGCTGGTGTGCGGCCTGTCCACGGCGGAAGTGGCCCGCGCGTTCCTGGTGCCGGAACCCACCATGGCCGCACGGATCACGCGGGCCAAGAAGAAGATCACCAAGGCCCGTATCCCGTACCGGGTGCCGTCGCCCGACCAGCTCGCCGGACGCGTCAGCGCCGTCCTCGACGTCCTCCATCTGATCTTCACCACCGGCCACACGGCGCCGAGCGGCGCGCACCTCGTCCGCCGTGACCTGGTCGACAGCGCGATCAACCTCGCCCGCATGCTGCACCTGCTCATGCCGACCGACACGGAGATCAGCGGCCTGCTCGCGCTGCTGCTGCTCATCCACGCCCGTGACGACAGCCGGCTGTCCGCCACCGGGCGGCTGCAACTGCTCTCGGAACAGGACCGCGGGCGGTGGAACACCCGGCTCATCAGCGAGGGTGTCGCCCTGGTCACCGACGCGCTGGGCCGCAGGCCGCCGACACGGTACGCCGTCGAGGCCGCGATCGCCGCCGTGCACGCCGAGGCGCCGACCTGGCCGGACACTGACTGGGCGGAGATCGTCGGGTTGTACGACGTCCTGCTCCACCTCTGGCCCTCTCCGGTGGTCGAGCTCAACCGTGCGGTGGCCGTGGGTCTGCGCGACGGCCCGCAGGCCGGTCTCGACGCGCTGGCACCACTGCTCGCCGAACCGGTCCTGGCCACCTACGGCTACCTCAGCGCCGCCCGTGCCGACTTCCTGCGCCAACTCCACCGGTGGGCACCGGCGGCGGACGCCTACCGGGAGGCACTGGCCCACACCCACAACACGGTCGAGCGGGCCTTCCTGACCGACCGGCTCGACAGCGCCCAACGGCGCGCGTCGATCGTTCTGGAGGAGGCGTACCGGTGA
- a CDS encoding DNA-binding protein translates to MSNRHVPAQVGDLPPIGRPANSALLEAGITTLAQVATHSRRDLLAMHGVGPKAVDILAAALAEHGLAFAAS, encoded by the coding sequence GTGAGTAACCGCCACGTGCCCGCGCAGGTCGGTGACCTGCCGCCGATCGGGCGACCAGCCAACAGCGCCCTACTCGAAGCCGGCATCACCACGCTCGCCCAGGTGGCCACCCACAGCCGCCGCGATCTGCTGGCCATGCACGGGGTGGGGCCGAAGGCGGTCGACATCCTGGCCGCCGCGCTGGCCGAGCACGGGCTGGCCTTCGCGGCTTCGTAG
- a CDS encoding nuclear transport factor 2 family protein gives MDRKQVNDWLAAYERVWRTPGTDALVSLFTEDASYQQGPYWTPVVGLPAIAQMWEKQRKGPDEVFRMTSEIVAVEGDTAVSRQEVRYGDPVEQEYRDLWVMRFADDGRCRSFEEWPFWPGQQPANPPDGS, from the coding sequence ATGGACAGGAAGCAGGTCAACGACTGGCTCGCCGCCTACGAGCGGGTGTGGCGGACGCCGGGCACGGACGCCCTGGTCTCCCTCTTCACCGAGGATGCGAGCTACCAGCAGGGACCGTACTGGACGCCCGTGGTCGGGCTGCCGGCCATCGCGCAGATGTGGGAGAAACAGCGCAAAGGCCCCGACGAGGTGTTCCGGATGACCAGCGAGATCGTCGCGGTCGAGGGTGACACCGCGGTGTCGCGTCAGGAGGTCCGCTACGGCGATCCTGTCGAACAGGAGTACCGCGACCTGTGGGTCATGCGGTTCGCCGACGACGGACGGTGCCGGTCGTTCGAGGAATGGCCGTTCTGGCCGGGCCAGCAGCCGGCCAACCCTCCGGACGGCTCGTGA
- a CDS encoding DNA alkylation repair protein, producing MTATTPTDTVAEVLAELAALEDPRTREVNAKHGDDHGVHLGTLRTLAKRLKTQQELACQLWKTDDTAARLLAILICRPRAFGRDELDVMLREARAPKVHDWLVNYVVKKNPHSEELRLTWCADQDPVVASAGWALTTERVSKKPEGLDLAGLLDVIEREMKDAPDRLQWAMNHCLAQIGIEHAAHRARAIDIGERLAVLKDYPTSPGCTSPYAPVWIEEMVRRAHA from the coding sequence ATGACCGCCACGACGCCGACCGACACGGTGGCCGAGGTGCTGGCCGAACTGGCCGCGCTGGAGGACCCCCGGACGCGCGAGGTGAACGCGAAACACGGTGACGATCACGGTGTGCACCTCGGCACGCTTCGTACGCTCGCGAAGCGGCTGAAGACCCAGCAGGAACTCGCGTGTCAGCTCTGGAAGACCGACGACACCGCGGCGCGACTGCTGGCGATCCTGATCTGCCGCCCCAGGGCGTTCGGGCGGGACGAGCTGGACGTCATGCTGCGCGAGGCACGCGCGCCCAAGGTGCACGACTGGCTCGTGAACTACGTGGTGAAGAAGAACCCGCACTCCGAGGAACTGCGCCTGACCTGGTGTGCCGACCAGGATCCGGTGGTCGCCAGCGCCGGCTGGGCGCTGACCACCGAGCGTGTGAGCAAGAAGCCGGAGGGCCTCGACCTGGCCGGCCTGCTCGACGTCATCGAGCGCGAGATGAAGGACGCACCGGATCGCCTCCAGTGGGCGATGAACCACTGCCTGGCCCAGATCGGGATCGAACACGCCGCGCACCGCGCCCGCGCTATCGACATCGGCGAACGCCTGGCGGTGCTCAAGGACTATCCGACCTCCCCGGGCTGCACCTCCCCGTACGCGCCCGTCTGGATCGAGGAGATGGTGCGGCGAGCGCACGCCTGA